A window of the Dioscorea cayenensis subsp. rotundata cultivar TDr96_F1 chromosome 14, TDr96_F1_v2_PseudoChromosome.rev07_lg8_w22 25.fasta, whole genome shotgun sequence genome harbors these coding sequences:
- the LOC120275780 gene encoding subtilisin-like protease SBT3.9 yields MATPLTLLLLASFLMAFLPCQCVTAEHSEQAESGRVYIAFLGERKHDDPELVRKSHHDMLTSLLGSKEKALKSIIYSYKHGFSGFAATLTESQAKQLSGFPGVISVKPNQKRQLQTTRSWDFLGLPYDHPEQGTLLQKANYGENVIIGVVDTGLWPESRSFRDEGFGPIPSRWKGKCQTGQQFNKNHCNKKLIGVRWYSRGVDKDALQGEYLSARDLNGHGTHTSSTAAGVLVPNVSFNGIAAGAARGGAPRARLAMYKVCWGVGGACFDAPILKAIDDAIHDGVDVLSLSLGSFVNEQMGTLFAVSKGMTIVYAAGNDGPAPQTVSASVPWIISVAASTLDRSFPTVLNFDNNLKLVSQGLFYDNKKSSSKPIVAGGRCDQEALKNVDVTGKIVLCFSPGEVTSILPRADFGIAMSTAVAAGAGGVIYVEYPIDLLYGVTDICNGIPCVFVDIEAGLKIFDIPANSTVKVSLTRTVEGDEVWAPVVAAFSSRGPSHAFPSVIKPDVAAPGSNILAAKRDSYAFDSGTSMACPHISGIAALLKAAHPDWSPAAIKSAIVTTAMTTDRHGQPIFANGVPRKVADPFDYGGGVVDPNRAVDPGLVYDVQQKDYLKFFNCTLAPNRECDVLTAPLYYLNVPSIAIPDLRTTQNVWRTVFNVGNVDATYKAIVKPPSGIKMVVEPSVLVFDAKKKINSFKVTFIATRKVQGLYTFGSLTWVDGKGHSVRIPIAVRTVIYDNYSDAS; encoded by the exons CTGATGGCCTTCCTGCCTTGTCAATGTGTTACTGCAGAACACTCTGAGCAGGCAGAGTCAGGAAGA GTGTACATTGCTTTTCTGGGAGAACGTAAACATGATGATCCAGAACTCGTCCGAAAATCACACCATGACATGCTCACATCTCTGCTCGGAAG CAAAGAGAAAGCTCTGAAGTCTATAATCTATAGTTACAAGCATGGGTTTTCAGGATTCGCAGCCACACTGACAGAGTCCCAAGCCAAGCAACTTTCAG GTTTTCCGGGGGTGATCAGtgtaaaaccaaatcaaaaacGCCAACTGCAAACAACCAGAAGCTGGGACTTCCTTGGTCTTCCATATGACCACCCTGAACAAGGAACACTCCTCCAGAAAGCCAACTACGGAGAGAACGTCATCATTGGTGTCGTTGATACAG GTCTATGGCCTGAATCAAGGAGCTTCAGAGATGAAGGTTTCGGTCCCATACCATCAAGATGGAAGGGCAAGTGCCAAACAGGGCAACAATTCAACAAAAACCATTGCAACAAGAAGCTGATCGGCGTGCGGTGGTACTCTCGTGGAGTTGATAAGGATGCCCTGCAAGGTGAATATCTCTCGGCACGGGACTTGAACGGGCATGGAACACACACATCCTCCACTGCTGCTGGTGTACTCGTACCCAACGTGAGCTTCAACGGCATTGCGGCAGGGGCGGCACGTGGTGGCGCACCCCGAGCGAGACTGGCAATGTATAAGGTGTGCTGGGGAGTTGGCGGTGCATGCTTCGACGCACCCATTCTCAAGGCCATAGACGATGCAATTCACGATGGCGTCGATGTCTTATCGTTGTCACTGGGGTCATTTGTGAATGAGCAAATGGGCACACTGTTCGCTGTTTCCAAAGGCATGACCATCGTCTACGCAGCAGGGAACGATGGTCCTGCGCCACAGACTGTATCGGCTTCTGTTCCATGGATCATTAGCGTGGCCGCATCCACTTTGGACCGCTCCTTCCCCACTGTCCTCAACTTCGACAACAATCTCAAACTAGTG TCTCAAGGTCTGTTCTATGACAACAAAAAGAGTAGTTCCAAACCAATTGTTGCTGGTGGCAG gTGTGACCAGGAGGCACTCAAGAACGTGGATGTTACTGGTAAAATAGTGCTCTGTTTTTCACCCGGTGAGGTCACGAGCATACTCCCCAGAGCTGATTTCGGGATTGCGATGTCTACGGCAGTGGCAGCTGGAGCTGGAGGGGTCATATATGTAGAGTATCccattgatttactttatggtGTTACTGATATATGCAATGGCATTCCTTGTGTATTTGTAGATATTGAAGCTGGCTTGAAAATATTCGATATTCCTGCAAa CTCAACTGTGAAAGTGAGTCTCACTAGGACTGTTGAGGGAGATGAAGTTTGGGCACCCGTAGTGGCAGCTTTCTCATCCAGAGGACCTAGCCATGCTTTCCCTTCTGTGATTAAG CCCGATGTTGCAGCCCCAGGATCCAATATCTTGGCTGCGAAGCGTGACTCTTATGCTTTTGACTCAGGGACCTCAATGGCATGCCCCCATATCTCTGGAATAGCCGCACTTCTTAAAGCAGCTCACCCAGATTGGTCTCCAGCTGCTATTAAGTCAGCAATAGTAACAACTG CAATGACCACTGATCGCCACGGACAACCAATTTTTGCAAACGGAGTTCCACGGAAGGTTGCAGACCCTTTTGATTACGGTGGTGGAGTTGTTGATCCGAATAGAGCTGTAGATCCGGGTCTTGTTTATGATGTCCAGCAAAAAGACTATCTAAAGTTTTTCAATTGCACTCTTGCTCCAAACAGAGAATGTGACGTTCTCACTGCACCATTATATTACCTCAATGTTCCTTCAATTGCCATCCCTGATCTCAGAACCACCCAGAATGTTTGGAGAACTGTTTTTAATGTTGGGAATGTGGATGCAACTTATAAAGCTATTGTTAAACCTCCTTCAGGAATCAAGATGGTGGTAGAACCTTCTGTTCTTGTGTTTGATGCCAAGAAGAAGATTAACAGTTTCAAAGTGACTTTCATAGCGACTCGTAAGGTGCAGGGGTTGTATACTTTTGGAAGCTTAACTTGGGTGGATGGCAAGGGTCATTCTGTTAGAATTCCAATCGCAGTGCGCACTGTGATTTATGACAACTATTCTGATGCT